The genomic interval TGTCCCTGTGGTGCTCTgtggggatgtgtgtgtttataaaggTCACATTTTGTAAGGAGTGAAACATTAAAGGTAGTGAGTGCTGAGTTTCTAACAGGAGGGCCTGTGGCTAAATGGGCCGAGTACTGACTGGGTGTTGGCACAGCGGCTCCTGGAGATGCCAGCACCTGCACGTGGGTGCCCCGCGTGAGCCCAGCCTGTGCCTGCCGTGTGCCCAGTGAGTGCCCCGCGTGTGCCCAGCGAGTGCCCCGCGTGAGCCCAGCCTGTGCCTGCCATGTGCCCAGTGAGTGCCCCGCGTGAGCCCAGCCTGTGCCTGCCGTGTGCCCAGCGAGTGCCCCGCATGAGCCCAGCCTGTGCCTGCCGTGTGCCCAGTGAGTGCCCCGCGTGTGCCCAGCGAGTGCCCCGCGTGAGCCCAGCCTGTGCCTGCCGTGTGCCCAGTGAGTGCCCCGCGTGAGCCCAGCCTGTGCCTGCCGTGTGCCCAGCGAGTGCCTGCCGTGTGCCTGGTGCTTTGGTGACATCAGTGTGAGGCGAAATGGCTCATCTCCACTGGGGAGGAGAAACTTCCAGACTTGAACCTCGGCCTCTGGCCTCTGACCCCTGACCCCAGAGCCtgtgccacccctcccccaggtgcTGATTGTCCCATGTATTTAACAGCGACTTGGCAGAAAATTCTAGAACTTCTTCCCAAGGAGCGGTTTGTGGTCTGTGTGCTTCCAGGACCGAGATCTCAcacacccttccctccccaagcaCGCGCAGCCCCTCAGATGCCGGGACTCGGGCCTCCTTGGCCTCTGTCCTTACCTGTGAGATGGGATCTGTGGGTCCGGCCTGGGTCAGCCCCTTGGCCTCATTCGTTTGCAGGTAcctgcgccccgccccgccccatcCCAGCCTCGGTGTCACTTCTGGGTGACCagacctctgacctctgacctgcCGTTTGTCATGGCACACCTGAGATGACCTAACTTCCGACCTGATGTGATGGTTCTGAGTGGCTCTCGGGGGGGTGGTCAGCAAGGAGGAGCATCTGCCCCGGGCTCTCACGTGGTGGAGACGCCCACACTCCCAGGGTCCCGCAGCCGTGGGGTGCTGCCCGGTGCCTGCCCCAGGCTGTGTCCCCGGTGCTTGTCTGGGGTCAGGACACCGGGCCTCGAGCTCCAGTTTGGGTGAAAATAGGCGACCTCGGTGAGAGCAGGTTTGTCTCTGGACGGATTGTCCTCATCTCAGTGTTTTCCAAGGAGTTAGCGTTGCAGACTTCATGCTCCTGGAGGCTGGCGGGAGGTTGGAAGGGAGGCCGCCTCTGGGCTCGGGTCCGTCCGCGCTGGCGACACCCTTGCTCCCGGGAACCGCGTGTTCTCAAGTGACAGCCGTTCTGCTTTGTCCTGTGGTTTCCCTGACTTGCTATTGAAAGTTTTAAAGAAAGAGGTGTTTGATTTTTCAGTTCTTTCTCCTTATCAGGAAAGACATTACTTTTTTATAGAGTAAGAGTGAGTTTAATTTAATAAACTTGATTTTTAGTTTAGGAATTGCACTTTTTAAAGCAAGCCTCCAGAATGCCCACAGCCCCGTGTTTCACGTCAGTGCATCCCTAGTCTCTATAGTAACAGACAGACAAAACCAATTACAGCAGGAAGAGTGGTGTCCAGGTGGACAAGTCCTCTCGGGGTCTCGGTGGTCAGACGGCTGCTGCCTTAGGGTCACCATGTCGGCCCCACGTTTTTATCAGCACTGCAAACCCTCTCTAAAAAGGAGTAGAGACCTAGTCTGATTCTAATGCCAAGAGTGCGGTGCACAGGCCGGTCTGCTCCCCGCGCCGGCTCCAGCGAGGTGGGCGTGGTGGCAGCCGGTGGCCAGGAGGTGGTGGTCTGCGAGTGCCCCCGCGGGCCGGGCCAGCCTCCTGCTCGTCACTTCTGGATTCTAAGCTTGAACTCCACCTTCCCTTCGTAGGGGTCATGGGGGTTGTCGAAGGTCACGTGCTCTGCCAGGACCTTGCATGCGATGACAACGTCCCTGTTCCTGGGGACGTTGAGAAGCTTGGCGGCAACCAAAGGGTTGCTGTAGTGGGGCTGAAACGGAGATGGTCGGTCAGGACCCTGGTGGGCGTGGGCGGGGCGCTCTGACCCTAGAGCTGCGGGCACCTCCCAGCTCGCTGGCCCCACTGTGGGCCCTGGAGGCCCTGGGACAAAATGACTCCTTGCCTAGAAACGGGGAGAGTTGCCTCGAGGGGACAGACCAATGGCGGATTCACCTCCAAATTATATTAGATGAAAGTTACTATTAAGAAAACCAGAGAGCAAAGCAAGAGATCTGGAGAAAATGACTTGAAAGAGGCAGTTGTCTGAAAGGGGTTGGGAGGCCCTTGGGAAGTAACAGACCAGATTTGGTATTTATTCTGTACAAGAATGATGTATTTTCAGATACTCTTGAGAGTGTGGGTTTGGAAGCACCTGGAGAGCGAGGTCAGGGGGCTGTGCCACGCCTTGCCTCGTTCTTACAGGCGGCGCGGTTGTGGCTCTCCCCTGTCGCTCACTGCTGGGTTTGAGGCGGCTCTGGAGCCGCTGCTGGGGAGGGGCGCACCCACCTGGGCTTTCTTCCCATAGTAGGGGAAGTAGTGGAGGCTGAAGGTGCCGTTGGGCGGGTAGTACGCCACCTGCAGGGGCACGTCCTGGCGCGGGTGCTCGTCCTGGGGGCGGAGAGGCGCGGCCTGAGCAGGGAGGGGCCTGCACGTCCGCGCGGGTGTGTGCACCCGTGCGCGTGTCtctgtgtgcgtttgtgtgtgtgagcaccCGCATGTGTGCACTGGGCAGGTGGCCACCTTGTGCAGCTGGCGTGAGCGAGAGCTACTCTTCACTAAGGCCGTGACTTGTTAGTCTGCAAGGCCTGGTGACTTATCGAGcttgtatttttttccactttaagtCCTCTTGGGATAAAAAGGGTGACAGAGCTGAGAACGTTGGGATGGGAGCTGGGAGGCTGGCCAGCTAATTAGCCGCGGCTGGAGACGGATCCGCCTGCTGCCGTGGGGTTTGCTTCCCTTCGCTGAGTCGGCGGGCTGCCTGCCGGCTGGACGGCTGGAGCTCGTCCAAGAATGGGGAATGAGACCTTGGTGTCTGTTACAATCTCAAGTCGGCCTATGCGTGTGGTCGAGAAAAGTAGAAGAGGAAAACCGAATAGAGGAACCTGCGCCTGGGTAGGCTGCAGGCTTCGGGGCTGGTGATGCCCGGGGGGCGTCCGTGCTGGCAGCCTGGAGCCTTGGCTGAGGGCATAATTGTGAAACGCACTTGAGAGAACATGCGGTGAAGACAAATTTAGTTTTCCATGTTGTGCTTAAAAACCGGTTTTGAGAAAAGCTGGAGTGAATTAATGCCGGCTCTCGGCAGCCCACGCACACACTCTGCCCAGCAAGGGCAGCGTGGGTCATCGGGCCTGCTTTTGTGAGCGTGTGAATAAGGACAGAGGAGTGCGGTGGAAGTGCGCTGGTTTTTCTAAGTTGCCACCAGCATCCTGAAGCGTGTTAGTGATTTGCTGCTCCCGAAGCTGTTTGAACAGCAACGTCCAGCGCTTCCCTCACTGGGTCCTTCTCCCCGCAGTAAAGCCACTCCGGGACGGCTCGCACACCCGAGCGCTCAGCCTGACGGGTTGGGGGCTCTCCCGTGGGCTTCCCGGCCGGTCACACTCACCAGGAATGCGCAGTCCACCCTGGGGGCCGTGCTGTTGCCCGGGAGGAACTTGACGATCTGGAAGGGAAAGCTTGGCCGTGGCCTCTGCGCCCGTCTGTGGGTGTGAGGACGGGGTGCAGAGGAGGGTCTGGGGCAGGTTTCTGTCCTAAGGACCCTGTGGGTGTTACTCCTACTTCAAAGccaggagcccccccccccccaccggggCAGCAGCAGAGCTGGATGGGAGGGTCCAAGCCATGCTCGGGAGggtccacgcagattcctggggCCGCGTGTGCCTCTCCCAATTCACGCAGGTCTCAGCCTCCTGAAGTCGCAGCCTCCATGCTCCTGCTCGTGCCCAGAGCCCAGGACAGCACCTGCCTCGCCGTGTGCCCCGTCCTCCACCTATGTGAGCACGTTTGCACTGCACCCACCCCGGCCtcttagaaaggaaaattaacaaTAGTGCTCAGATGCCGGCCTGGAGCCAGGTCATCTCCCATCCCCCACCAGACCCCACCCTCCTCAGGTCCCCACAGAGATGTCACCTCTCCCTGTCCCCTGGTCCCCGTGTCCACATGGACGTGCTGCTGTGGTCCACTGTGCTCTGATGGTCAGCCTTTCTCAGCGCCCAGCGCTGGGCTGGTCCCCAGGTCCCAGGTGCCTCCCAGGGCCTGCACACGGCCCGGCTTCTCTTCAGCCATTGTGCACACGTGTTTGGATGGCAGTTTCAGtgtgggaggggtgaggggagaggggacgGGGCAGCTGTAGCCTCGGTCCCAGCCCACCTCCCGGCCCCTCCTCTCCACGGCCACCTCCAACCCCGACACTCACCCTGTTCATCTTAATAATAAAGCACGGCTTTCCTTCTGCGAAACCGAAGGTGGGGTCCGGCGAGCCGGAGCAGTTCTGCAGCATGTCAGCTGTGAACTTGCAGGAGAACTTGGTGTGGTTCGGGGCCAGGAAG from Camelus bactrianus isolate YW-2024 breed Bactrian camel chromosome 14, ASM4877302v1, whole genome shotgun sequence carries:
- the ATP4B gene encoding potassium-transporting ATPase subunit beta, whose translation is MAALQEKKSCSQRMEEFQRYCWNPDTGQMLGRTLSRWVWISLYYVAFYVVMTGLFALCLYVLMCTIDPYTPDYQDQLKSPGVTLRPDVYGEKGLDISYNVSDNRTWTELTRTLHRFLAGYSPASQDGNIDCTSEKYFFQERFLAPNHTKFSCKFTADMLQNCSGSPDPTFGFAEGKPCFIIKMNRIVKFLPGNSTAPRVDCAFLDEHPRQDVPLQVAYYPPNGTFSLHYFPYYGKKAQPHYSNPLVAAKLLNVPRNRDVVIACKVLAEHVTFDNPHDPYEGKVEFKLRIQK